In the Egibacteraceae bacterium genome, one interval contains:
- a CDS encoding WYL domain-containing protein gives MPGVGALPLDRIREALRLLGTGEPPTSRAAAQRGLRETLRGQGTVRTALDHGPEGARSAFVRLVEAGPSPVEDLLGRGWWGHGTLPPPLDWLQRRALVHVDEGGQLALVDEAREGFLDLTLALEPAAGEASPRSMRVEAAGCVVVAPEPGRLDWALTVAGAELRAVAPTVAVSPRSATAVSAALRRAGVRLSDDAVVTVVAGTPALPGTAEDAVGPRAIRALLERAVGERRQVRLRYFASSRGGAATERVVDPWSFRDDLLSGYCHLRSGERSFAVDRIGHARLLPSPVEVTAP, from the coding sequence GTGCCCGGCGTCGGCGCGCTCCCGCTCGACCGCATCCGTGAGGCGCTTCGGCTGCTCGGCACCGGTGAGCCCCCCACGTCCCGGGCGGCCGCGCAACGGGGGTTGCGGGAGACGTTGCGCGGGCAGGGCACGGTGCGCACGGCGCTCGACCACGGACCCGAGGGTGCCCGTTCAGCGTTCGTGCGGCTCGTCGAGGCGGGGCCGTCGCCGGTGGAGGACCTGCTCGGACGCGGCTGGTGGGGTCACGGGACACTGCCTCCACCGCTTGACTGGCTGCAGCGACGGGCCCTCGTCCACGTCGACGAGGGCGGGCAGCTCGCGCTGGTGGACGAGGCGCGCGAGGGCTTCCTCGACCTCACCCTGGCGCTCGAACCGGCGGCCGGTGAGGCCTCGCCGCGGTCGATGCGCGTCGAGGCGGCGGGGTGCGTCGTCGTCGCGCCGGAGCCGGGCCGGCTCGACTGGGCGCTCACTGTGGCGGGCGCCGAGCTCCGGGCGGTCGCCCCGACCGTCGCGGTGTCGCCTCGTTCGGCGACCGCGGTGAGCGCCGCCCTGCGCCGGGCCGGTGTGCGCCTGAGCGACGACGCCGTCGTCACCGTGGTGGCCGGCACGCCCGCCCTGCCGGGCACGGCGGAGGACGCCGTCGGCCCGCGCGCGATCCGGGCGCTGCTCGAGCGTGCGGTGGGGGAGCGGCGGCAGGTGCGCCTGCGGTACTTCGCCTCGTCCCGCGGCGGCGCCGCCACCGAGCGCGTCGTCGACCCGTGGTCGTTCCGCGACGACCTCCTCAGCGGGTACTGCCACCTGCGCTCGGGTGAGCGCTCCTTCGCCGTCGACCGCATCGGCCACGCCCGCCTCCTCCCGTCGCCGGTCGAGGTGACCGCCCCGTAG